Proteins encoded by one window of Sinorhizobium arboris LMG 14919:
- a CDS encoding M81 family metallopeptidase: protein MRIFTAALATETNTFSPICIDRRAFEASLYAPPGKHPETPTLCTAPITIGRRVTAQKGWELIEGTAAWADPAGLVNRQTYEELRDEILGQLRDAMPVDAVVLGLHGAMVADGHEDTEGDLLQRVREIVGPDVLVCAELDPHSHLTARRVAAADFFVFFKEFPHTDFVERAEDLWRIAIDTLEGRITPVMSIFDCRMIDVFPTSREPMRSFVDKLMQIERDDADVLSLSVVHGFMAGDVAEMGTKMLVVTNGKAEKGEALARELGLELFSRRGTYRMPEIDERQAVAQALAAPAGPVVIADMWDNPGGGTAGDATVVLEELIARNATDTAIGTIWDPMAVRICMAAGEGAEIPLRFGAKSAPGTGSPIDGIVKVVRLVRNAEMRFGESFAPFGDAAHIRFRGIDIILNTTRAQSFDPSLFSVMGIDPTSKKILVIKSTNHFFASFSRIASEILYCSAGTPYPNDPARTPYRRARRDIWPMTADPHGLERSA, encoded by the coding sequence TTGCGCATCTTCACGGCGGCGCTCGCGACGGAGACGAACACTTTTTCTCCCATCTGCATCGACAGGCGCGCATTCGAGGCATCGCTTTACGCTCCGCCCGGAAAGCACCCGGAAACGCCGACGCTCTGCACTGCGCCGATCACCATCGGCCGCCGCGTGACCGCGCAAAAAGGCTGGGAACTCATCGAAGGAACAGCCGCCTGGGCGGATCCTGCCGGTCTCGTCAATCGCCAGACCTATGAGGAGCTGCGTGACGAGATCCTCGGCCAATTGCGTGACGCCATGCCCGTCGATGCCGTCGTTCTCGGTCTGCATGGTGCGATGGTCGCCGACGGTCATGAGGATACCGAGGGCGACCTGCTTCAGCGCGTACGCGAAATCGTCGGTCCGGACGTGCTCGTCTGCGCCGAACTCGACCCGCATAGCCATCTCACAGCAAGGAGAGTGGCGGCCGCGGACTTCTTCGTCTTCTTCAAGGAGTTCCCGCACACCGACTTCGTCGAGCGCGCCGAAGACCTCTGGCGGATCGCGATCGATACGCTCGAGGGCCGCATAACGCCGGTGATGTCCATTTTCGACTGCCGGATGATAGACGTCTTCCCCACGTCGCGCGAACCCATGCGCAGCTTCGTCGACAAGCTGATGCAGATCGAGCGGGACGATGCCGATGTGCTGTCATTGTCCGTCGTGCATGGCTTCATGGCCGGCGACGTGGCGGAAATGGGCACCAAGATGCTGGTCGTGACCAACGGCAAGGCGGAGAAAGGCGAGGCTCTCGCCCGTGAACTGGGTCTGGAGCTCTTCTCCCGGCGCGGCACCTATCGCATGCCGGAGATCGACGAACGCCAGGCGGTGGCACAGGCGCTGGCCGCTCCGGCGGGGCCCGTGGTGATTGCCGACATGTGGGATAATCCGGGCGGCGGCACGGCGGGCGATGCAACGGTCGTGCTGGAGGAACTCATTGCGAGGAACGCGACCGACACGGCAATCGGCACGATCTGGGATCCGATGGCCGTGCGTATCTGCATGGCGGCCGGCGAAGGCGCCGAGATCCCGTTGCGCTTCGGAGCAAAATCCGCGCCCGGCACAGGCAGCCCGATCGACGGCATCGTCAAGGTCGTCAGGCTCGTGCGCAACGCCGAAATGCGCTTCGGCGAGAGTTTCGCCCCGTTCGGCGACGCCGCCCATATCCGCTTTCGCGGCATCGACATCATCCTGAACACGACCCGCGCGCAGAGCTTCGACCCGAGCCTGTTTTCCGTAATGGGCATCGACCCGACGTCGAAGAAGATTCTCGTGATCAAATCCACGAACCACTTTTTCGCCTCCTTCTCCAGGATCGCGTCCGAAATCCTCTATTGCTCGGCCGGGACGCCCTATCCCAACGACCCGGCGAGGACTCCCTATCGGCGCGCCAGGCGCGACATCTGGCCGATGACGGCTGACCCGCACGGGCTGGAACGTAGTGCATAG
- a CDS encoding VOC family protein: protein MSETTVNVRYMVDDVAAAVAWYTKHLGFSLLSNHAPAFADVRRGGLRLLLSGPLSSAGRPMPDGECPAPGGWNRIHLVVDDLAAEVERLRAAGVRFRNDVVTGPGGSQILLIDPSGNVVELFQPAAR from the coding sequence ATGTCGGAAACAACCGTCAACGTGCGTTACATGGTCGACGACGTCGCGGCCGCGGTCGCGTGGTACACGAAACATCTTGGCTTTTCTCTTCTCTCCAACCACGCTCCCGCTTTCGCGGACGTCAGGCGGGGAGGGCTGCGGCTATTGTTGAGCGGCCCGTTGAGCTCGGCGGGTCGGCCGATGCCGGACGGCGAATGCCCTGCACCGGGTGGCTGGAACCGGATTCACCTTGTCGTCGACGATCTGGCCGCTGAGGTCGAACGGCTGCGTGCCGCGGGCGTGAGGTTCCGCAACGACGTCGTCACCGGACCCGGCGGATCGCAGATATTGCTGATTGACCCTTCAGGCAATGTCGTGGAACTGTTTCAGCCGGCGGCTCGCTGA